The genome window CCCGCGAGGAGGCCGAGAAGATGCGCGGCCAGCTCGCCGGCAACTGGCAGCTGGCTGACGACGGCAAATCCATCAGCGCCGAATTCCGCTTCAAGGAGTTCTACCGCACGATGGCCTTCATCAACGCCGTGGCCTGGGTGGCGAACCAGCAGGATCATCATCCCGACATCGCCTTCGGCTACAACTACGCCAATATCACCTTCAGCACGCACGCCATCGGCGGGCTGTCGGAGAACGACTTCATCTGCGCTGCGCGCATCGACGCGCTGATGGCCGGCTGAACCGCTCTGAGCAGCGGCACCGCCGGCCTGCTGCGTTATTGAACGGTCCCCAGAGCGCGTGGCGACGGGCCGAAAAACGGCTCCCCGTTTCTACGCGCCCGCCGGTACTGGATAACGATCTCCGCAACCACGAGGTTCGGCACCCAGCACATCCACAGCGCGATCATGTAGTTCTCGTGCCATGGCAGGCCGGCATAGTCCATGCCGATGATCATGACGCGAAGCGTCGTGCCCGACAGCGTCTGACTGAAACTGCGAATCATCCATTCGCCGTGATGCGAGAAATCGCCCTGAATCAGGCGTAACAGCCCCATGGCTGTGAAGCAGAAGGTTGTGGTAGCGACTCCGACGATCGCCACAACCGCCGCCATGCCTGGCTCCGCCGGCAACACAATGGCAAAGATACCCCCAGCCAAGGAACCGATGAGTGCGGCCGCCATGTAGACGACGCCTATCGACTGGTGCACGCGGAACCATCGCCGGCGTATGGCGGGCACGAACTGGAAGGCACCGATAGCCAACGCCGTGCCCATGCCAGCGGCGTGGAAATAGAGCAGCGTCGGATGGTCCTTGAACTTGGGCAGCTGCTCGGCAACGAAATCGTTGAAGGAGGTCATGTTCAGCATCTCGTAGACGCTGTTCAACGCCCCGACGCCTTCCGGTCCCATGAAGAGATAGCGCAAGGCGTACATGCCGATGAAGTAGGACGGAACCGCGAGCGCCGCCCATACAGCCCAAACGAGCCAGCGCGGGAACGCGGCCGGGACATCCGCGCGCCGCTCGGTTCCGGACGATTCGGCACCGAACACCTCAGTTGATTCGACGTAAGACATGACGTGACCTCCTCCTGATTTTGGATCCTCGTCACTTCGCGGGGCGTCCGTGAAGCGCTCAGATAGTGGTCATCGTGGCGCGCCCGGGCCGCCTATTAATTGCTTGCACGCGACAATTTTTTGCTTTTAGATGACAGGATGCTGATTCGCGCCACCGTCCTGTCCGGCTATCGCAACCTCGTCACGAATCTCGGGGGTACCCCCGAAGCGTTGCTGAAGGCATTCCATCTGGATCAGACCAACACGGAATCGGTGACCGCCTTCGTCCCCTACACGACGGTCGTGCGCCTCTTCGAGCGGACCGCAGCCGAGCTACAGTGCCCTACCCTCGGCCTCCAGCTCACGGGCTATCAGAGCCTCGACAAGCTCGGGCCGCTGGCGCTGCTGGCAATGCGTTCTGAATCGGTGCGTGCAGCCGCCATAACCGTCACGTCGCACCTGCATACCTACAGTCCCGCCATTCTGATGGACCTCGTTCGGCGCGACGCGCAAACCTCGACGCTGCACTACAACTTGACCTTCCGCGCCGGGGACGCGCCCGTGCGCCCGCAGATGACCGAGTTCTCGCTGGCCTTTGCGGTCAACGGCTTCCGCCTCTTCGCGGGCCGGCAGTTCCAGCCGGAGGCCGTGCTGTTTCGGCACCACTCGACTGCCGACCCCAGCGACTACATCCACGCTTTCGGCGTGCGCGCCCGGTTCGGGCAGGAAGCCAATGCCCTGGTCATCGACAATCGCTGGCTCGACCGCCCCCTTGATCTGGCGGATGAGCACCTGAAGCTCGCCATCGAGGAATACCTAGCACCGCTGATTGGTCAGGATGCCCTCGAAGTGCACACGCAGGTCGAGCACCTGATCGCGCGCCTGCTACCGACAGGGCAGTGCGATCTGGAACGCATCGCGACCCAGCTGGCTATGCATCCCCGCACCCTGCAGCGACAGCTCAAGCGCTCCGGCCACCGGTTCCACACCCTCGTAGAACGTTGCCGCAAGGCTCGTGCCCGAGAACTCCTCGCCGACCCGAGGATTCCCCTCGCCCAGGTCGCGGCCTTGCTCGGCTATCAGGAGCAGAGCACGCTGACGCACGCCTGTCGCCGATGGTTTGACCAGAAACCGTTGCAGTTCCGCCGCGGCGTCGCGGCGGGCGGCGAGAAGGGAAATAACTGAGCGCCATCGCAGCGGCGGCTTCCTTGCCCCTGGCAGGCAGAACCGTGATGCCCGCATAGCGGTAGCCGCGACTTCCCGCGTCGGGAAGAGGTTGGCACCGAGCCCGAAACGTCAGAGCGGCGGCGCCGGCGGCCCTGCGAAAGCGAAGAGCAATCGCACCGCGCCGTAAAGCGCGAGCACCGAGGCCGTCATGATGCGCGCCGCCGGCCCCGGAAAGCGGAAAGCCCGGGCCAGCAGCAGGTAATGCGCCACCGCGGCCAGGAGCCAGCCAGCCCATGGCACCCACAGCAGTGCGGCGCACAGCGCCACGGCAGCAAACAGGCGCCACCACTGCGGTTCGCGATACTCGGCCCGCCCATAGAACCAGAGCACCCACGCCCAGGCGGCTACGGCCGCGAGCCCCAGCAGGCCGTCCAGGATCATCCGTCGTTGTCGCCCTCCAGCGCCCGCCGCCCGGCGAAGGCATGCGCCAGCGTGCCGCGGTCCTGGTATTCCAGCTCGCCGCCCATGGGCAGACCATGCGCCAGGCGCGTAATGGGAACGCCGGCGGCGCGCGCCATCTCGCCCAGGTAATAGGCCGTGGTCTCGCCCTCGACGGTGGGATTGGTGGCCAGGATCATCTCCTTGACCCAGTTGGCGCGCAGCAGGTCGGCCAGCTGGTCGAGTCCGAGTTCGTCGGGGCCGGTGCCTTCCAGCGGTGACAAGCGCCCCATCAGCACGAAGTAGCGACCGCGGTAATCGGTGTGCTGCTCAATGGCCAGCAGGTCGGCAGGCGACTCCACCACGCAGAGCTGACCGGCGGCGCTGCGCGCCTCGCTGCAGTAGCGACAGGCCTTCTCGTCGCGGTACATGCGGCAGGTCTCGCAGCGACTCAGCTCGCTCATCGCGCGCTGCAGGCTTTCGGCGAGAAAGCTTGCACCCTCGCGATCGCGATCCAGCATGTGCAGCGCCATACGCTGCGCCGACTTGGCGCCGACGCCGGGCAGGCGCTTCAGCGCCTCGATCAGGCGTGACAGCGGGGCGGGAAACTCGGCCAC of Algiphilus aromaticivorans DG1253 contains these proteins:
- a CDS encoding 4a-hydroxytetrahydrobiopterin dehydratase: MTELSEKTCKPCEGGVDPLSREEAEKMRGQLAGNWQLADDGKSISAEFRFKEFYRTMAFINAVAWVANQQDHHPDIAFGYNYANITFSTHAIGGLSENDFICAARIDALMAG
- a CDS encoding DUF2306 domain-containing protein, with amino-acid sequence MSYVESTEVFGAESSGTERRADVPAAFPRWLVWAVWAALAVPSYFIGMYALRYLFMGPEGVGALNSVYEMLNMTSFNDFVAEQLPKFKDHPTLLYFHAAGMGTALAIGAFQFVPAIRRRWFRVHQSIGVVYMAAALIGSLAGGIFAIVLPAEPGMAAVVAIVGVATTTFCFTAMGLLRLIQGDFSHHGEWMIRSFSQTLSGTTLRVMIIGMDYAGLPWHENYMIALWMCWVPNLVVAEIVIQYRRARRNGEPFFGPSPRALGTVQ
- a CDS encoding AraC family transcriptional regulator, with translation MLARDNFLLLDDRMLIRATVLSGYRNLVTNLGGTPEALLKAFHLDQTNTESVTAFVPYTTVVRLFERTAAELQCPTLGLQLTGYQSLDKLGPLALLAMRSESVRAAAITVTSHLHTYSPAILMDLVRRDAQTSTLHYNLTFRAGDAPVRPQMTEFSLAFAVNGFRLFAGRQFQPEAVLFRHHSTADPSDYIHAFGVRARFGQEANALVIDNRWLDRPLDLADEHLKLAIEEYLAPLIGQDALEVHTQVEHLIARLLPTGQCDLERIATQLAMHPRTLQRQLKRSGHRFHTLVERCRKARARELLADPRIPLAQVAALLGYQEQSTLTHACRRWFDQKPLQFRRGVAAGGEKGNN
- the recR gene encoding recombination mediator RecR — translated: MAEFPAPLSRLIEALKRLPGVGAKSAQRMALHMLDRDREGASFLAESLQRAMSELSRCETCRMYRDEKACRYCSEARSAAGQLCVVESPADLLAIEQHTDYRGRYFVLMGRLSPLEGTGPDELGLDQLADLLRANWVKEMILATNPTVEGETTAYYLGEMARAAGVPITRLAHGLPMGGELEYQDRGTLAHAFAGRRALEGDNDG